One region of Streptomyces leeuwenhoekii genomic DNA includes:
- a CDS encoding GTP-binding protein gives MDFASSSGGPSRSTTSAKIVVAGGFGVGKTTFVGAVSEINPLRTEAVMTSASAGIDDLTHTGDKTTTTVAMDFGRITLDQDLILYLFGTPGQDRFWFMWDDLVRGAIGAVVLVDTRRLADCFPAVDYFENSGLPFVIALNGFDGQQPYSPDEVREALQIGPDTPIITTDARHRADAKSTLITLVEHALMARLR, from the coding sequence GTGGACTTCGCAAGCTCTAGCGGCGGTCCTTCCCGCTCCACCACCTCCGCGAAGATCGTGGTGGCGGGCGGCTTCGGCGTGGGCAAGACCACGTTCGTCGGCGCCGTCTCGGAGATCAACCCGCTGCGCACGGAGGCCGTCATGACGTCTGCTTCGGCGGGCATCGACGACCTCACCCACACCGGGGACAAGACGACCACGACGGTCGCCATGGACTTCGGCCGCATCACCCTGGACCAGGACCTGATCCTGTACCTGTTCGGCACCCCCGGCCAGGACCGCTTCTGGTTCATGTGGGACGACCTCGTGCGCGGCGCCATCGGCGCGGTGGTCCTGGTCGACACGAGGAGGCTCGCCGACTGCTTCCCCGCCGTCGACTACTTCGAGAACAGCGGACTGCCGTTCGTCATCGCGCTCAACGGCTTCGACGGCCAGCAGCCGTACTCGCCGGACGAGGTGCGCGAGGCCCTGCAGATCGGCCCGGACACCCCGATCATCACCACCGACGCCCGCCACCGCGCGGACGCCAAGTCGACGCTGATCACGCTCGTGGAGCACGCCCTGA
- a CDS encoding DUF742 domain-containing protein: MATPPGGSSSGNWSYGPAQGPGDGSQNRYNFPSIPNHGQPYVPPVPGSSPYDQPYDQPQAPRIQPVQPPRRTPEPAPSGASNNPLVRPYAMTGGRTRPRYQLAIEALVHTTAQPHQMQGQLPEHQRICNLCREIKSVAEISALLTIPLGVARILVADLAEAGLVAIHQPGGDENAGGQPDVTLLERVLSGLRKL; encoded by the coding sequence GTGGCAACACCCCCAGGCGGTTCGTCGTCGGGCAATTGGTCGTACGGCCCTGCACAGGGACCCGGCGACGGTTCCCAGAACCGGTACAACTTCCCCTCCATCCCGAACCACGGCCAGCCGTACGTCCCGCCGGTCCCCGGCTCTTCGCCCTACGACCAGCCGTACGACCAGCCGCAGGCCCCGCGCATCCAGCCCGTGCAGCCACCGCGCCGTACCCCTGAGCCGGCGCCCTCCGGGGCGTCGAACAATCCCCTGGTGCGTCCGTACGCCATGACGGGCGGCCGTACCAGGCCGCGCTACCAGCTCGCCATCGAGGCGCTGGTGCACACCACCGCGCAGCCGCACCAGATGCAGGGCCAGTTGCCCGAGCATCAGCGGATCTGCAACCTCTGCCGAGAGATCAAGTCGGTCGCCGAGATCTCGGCGCTGCTGACGATCCCCCTCGGCGTGGCCAGGATCCTCGTCGCCGACTTGGCGGAGGCGGGACTGGTCGCCATCCATCAGCCCGGCGGCGACGAGAACGCCGGCGGCCAGCCAGACGTGACACTGCTCGAAAGGGTGCTCAGTGGACTTCGCAAGCTCTAG
- a CDS encoding roadblock/LC7 domain-containing protein, whose amino-acid sequence MSQAAQNLNWLITNFVDNTPGVSHTVVVSADGLLLAMSEGFPRDRADQLAAVASGLTSLTAGASRIFEGGNVNQTVVEMERGFLFIMSISDGSSLAVLAHPEADIGLIGYEMALLVDRAGTVLTPDLRAELQGSLLN is encoded by the coding sequence ATGAGCCAGGCGGCACAGAACCTGAACTGGTTGATCACCAACTTCGTGGACAACACCCCGGGGGTGTCCCACACGGTGGTGGTCTCCGCCGACGGACTCCTTCTGGCGATGTCCGAAGGCTTCCCGCGCGACCGCGCCGACCAGCTCGCGGCCGTCGCCTCCGGTCTGACCTCGCTGACCGCCGGTGCCTCGCGCATCTTCGAAGGCGGCAACGTGAACCAGACGGTTGTGGAGATGGAGCGAGGATTTCTCTTCATCATGTCCATCTCCGACGGTTCCTCGCTCGCGGTACTCGCGCACCCGGAGGCGGACATCGGCCTCATTGGGTACGAGATGGCCCTTCTCGTGGACCGCGCCGGAACGGTCCTGACTCCGGATCTGCGTGCGGAGCTCCAAGGGAGCCTTCTCAACTAA